The Nitrospinota bacterium genome includes the window GTTAAACTATACTATAGCATATATTATCTTTCAGTCCAATTTGTTTTCTTTTGATTTTGGACAAATTAAAATTTTTTCTGATAAATAGGCTTGGCATTAAATAAATCCTTTAATATCATATATTTGATGCCTCAATTCTTTATGCGAAGCCTTGAATACTTCCCATAATAAAAAGTTTCTTTTTTAGGACAGGCCAAAATTATTCCTATGGTAAATAGCTGTCTAGTATATTTCAAATTCCCTTTTTTAGCTTTACAAACTTCTTTCTTTTAAAATATACTTCAGAAAATGAATTGCTCATGATAAATAACGGCTAGAGGAACCATTTAAATTCTTTCTATTTTTCATAAAGGAGGTTAATATGCCAGAATTTGGAAGCCCATTTAGCGGAATGAAGGCTGATCGAAAATTAACCAAGGAGGAGCTGGTTCGGGCCATTCGTTTTATGGTTGCAGCCGAATATGAAGCAGTTCAGCTGTATGTCCAGCTTGCTGAATCTATCGATGATAAGCTTTCCAAAGAGGTATTAATAGATATTGCAAATGAAGAGCGTATTCATGCAGGTGAATTCTTAAGACTCCTTAAACACTTGGCTCCTGATGAAGAAAAATTTTATCAAGAAGGGGCTGAGGAGGTTGAGGAAGAGATGAAAAAGCTTGGGCTTTAAGGGCTCCTCGTAATAAAAATATAGTTATGAAGGCGATTCGAATACATGAATACGGAGGACCTGATGTTCTCCGTATTGAAGAAATTCCCCTGCCAGAACCAGGATCCGGTGAGGTCCGTGTCAAAATCGAAGTTGCAGGAGTTAACTATATTGACATATACCATCGAACAGGTCTCTATCCAAGCAAAATCCCCTTCTCACCAGGCATGGAAGGTGCTGGTGTTGTGGATGCTGTGGGAGATAATGTTTCTGAGGTGGAGATAGGGGATCGCGTTGTCTATGCAATGCAACAAGGCTCCTATGCAGAATTTGCTGTTGTTCCCTCATGGAAGTTGGTGCAGTTACCAGAAAATCTTGATTTTCAGTCAGGAGCAGCAGTCATGCTTCAGGGAATGACCGCTCATTATTTAACACATAGTACGTATCCGTTAAAAAAAGGGGATACACTTCTTATCCACGCCGCAGCCGGTGGTGTCGGCCTCCTCCTTATTCAGATAGCAAAGCGCCTTGGTGCTAAGGTATTTGGTACTGTATCAACCAAAGAAAAGGCCTCTTTGGCAAAGGATGCAGGAGCAGATGAAATAATCTTATATACAGAGAGTGATTTTGAGGAGGGGGTAAAGAGATTAACGAATGATCAGGGGGTTGATGTTGTCTATGATTCCGTCGGGAAAACCACCTTTGAGGGAAGCCTCAATTGCTTGAGACCAAGGGGCTGTCTTGTTTCCTTTGGACAATCAAGTGGCCCAATCGCTCCATTCAATCCAGGAATATTGTCCGCTAAAGGGTCTCTTTTTCTTACACGTCCTACTTTGGCTCATTACGCAGCAAACCGTGA containing:
- a CDS encoding ferritin family protein; the protein is MPEFGSPFSGMKADRKLTKEELVRAIRFMVAAEYEAVQLYVQLAESIDDKLSKEVLIDIANEERIHAGEFLRLLKHLAPDEEKFYQEGAEEVEEEMKKLGL
- a CDS encoding quinone oxidoreductase, translated to MKAIRIHEYGGPDVLRIEEIPLPEPGSGEVRVKIEVAGVNYIDIYHRTGLYPSKIPFSPGMEGAGVVDAVGDNVSEVEIGDRVVYAMQQGSYAEFAVVPSWKLVQLPENLDFQSGAAVMLQGMTAHYLTHSTYPLKKGDTLLIHAAAGGVGLLLIQIAKRLGAKVFGTVSTKEKASLAKDAGADEIILYTESDFEEGVKRLTNDQGVDVVYDSVGKTTFEGSLNCLRPRGCLVSFGQSSGPIAPFNPGILSAKGSLFLTRPTLAHYAANRDELLRRAGEIFKWIAKGELKLRIDRVFPLENAAEAQKQLEGRKSTGKLLLGV